In Caretta caretta isolate rCarCar2 chromosome 4, rCarCar1.hap1, whole genome shotgun sequence, one genomic interval encodes:
- the NDUFC1 gene encoding NADH dehydrogenase [ubiquinone] 1 subunit C1, mitochondrial isoform X1: MAPPLGLVKRLLLRSGSLSHTLTRSAFIARKPDHTKPNWGKVGLTFGTAAALWVLLFKQHNEDVMEYERRREEREKRDACTGCS; the protein is encoded by the exons ATGGCGCCGCCGCTGGGGCTGGTGAAGCGGCTGTTGCTGAGATCCGGGAGCCTGAGCCACA CATTGACTCGTTCTGCATTCATTGCAAGAAAACCTGACCATACTAAACCAAACTGGGGAAAGGTTGGACTGACTTTTGGCACTGCTGCAGCTCTGTGGGTCCTA CTCTTCAAGCAACATAATGAAGATGTAATGGAATAtgaaaggagaagagaagagagagagaaacgtgATGCATGTACAGGATGTTCATA G
- the NDUFC1 gene encoding NADH dehydrogenase [ubiquinone] 1 subunit C1, mitochondrial isoform X2 has translation MAPPLGLVKRLLLRSGSLSHTLTRSAFIARKPDHTKPNWGKVGLTFGTAAALWVLLFKQHNEDVMEYERRREEREKRDACTGCS, from the exons ATGGCGCCGCCGCTGGGGCTGGTGAAGCGGCTGTTGCTGAGATCCGGGAGCCTGAGCCACA CATTGACTCGTTCTGCATTCATTGCAAGAAAACCTGACCATACTAAACCAAACTGGGGAAAGGTTGGACTGACTTTTGGCACTGCTGCAGCTCTGTGGGTCCTA CTCTTCAAGCAACATAATGAAGATGTAATGGAATAtgaaaggagaagagaagagagagagaaacgtgATGCATGTACAGGATGTTCATAG